Proteins found in one Candidatus Poribacteria bacterium genomic segment:
- a CDS encoding fumarylacetoacetate hydrolase family protein — MKLVSFRSSDGPKLGASIDDKVLDLQATYQAAVTDDALPALLSGMIAFLEGGQRAFDAATHAINVAAENPEKAVWSTDPLLSPIPNPKKLLLLAGNYASHIEEGGEVALSRSETTPRVFMKPPTTTIVATEEPIIIPPNGVFTDWEAEIGIVMGKRGKFISADEAYDYVAGYTAVNDVSERELKVKDSRVDRDGDEWFDWLNGKWFDTFAPVGPCLTTKDEIPDPNSLRIACRVNGETKQDANTGHMIFNCAQIVEFTSTLVTLEPGDIISTGTPAGVGHPDQKLVDGDVVEVEIEKIGVLRNPVVQG; from the coding sequence ATGAAATTAGTAAGTTTCCGGAGTTCTGATGGCCCCAAACTGGGTGCCTCAATTGATGATAAGGTTTTAGACCTGCAAGCCACCTATCAAGCAGCGGTCACAGATGACGCACTGCCCGCACTGTTGAGTGGTATGATCGCATTTCTTGAAGGCGGACAGAGGGCGTTTGACGCTGCTACACACGCAATCAACGTGGCGGCAGAAAATCCAGAGAAAGCGGTCTGGAGCACGGATCCGCTCCTGTCACCGATTCCTAACCCGAAGAAGCTACTGCTGCTCGCCGGGAACTATGCCTCGCATATTGAGGAAGGCGGCGAAGTCGCGTTGAGCCGGTCCGAGACGACACCGCGCGTTTTCATGAAACCGCCCACGACTACCATAGTTGCCACCGAGGAACCGATTATCATCCCACCCAACGGCGTCTTTACCGACTGGGAAGCGGAGATTGGTATCGTCATGGGCAAACGCGGGAAATTCATCTCCGCTGATGAAGCCTACGATTACGTCGCAGGATACACTGCGGTCAACGATGTTTCTGAACGCGAGCTAAAAGTGAAGGACAGTCGCGTAGATCGAGATGGTGATGAATGGTTTGATTGGCTCAATGGGAAGTGGTTCGATACCTTTGCGCCGGTCGGTCCATGTCTGACAACAAAGGATGAGATCCCGGATCCGAACAGCCTGCGTATCGCCTGTCGCGTCAACGGCGAAACCAAGCAGGACGCCAATACGGGACACATGATCTTTAACTGCGCACAGATCGTGGAATTTACCTCAACGCTGGTCACGCTTGAACCGGGCGATATTATCTCAACAGGTACACCCGCAGGTGTTGGGCACCCCGATCAGAAACTGGTCGATGGGGATGTCGTTGAGGTCGAAATTGAGAAGATTGGTGTTTTGAGGAATCCTGTTGTTCAGGGATGA
- a CDS encoding helix-turn-helix transcriptional regulator yields the protein MATNHILLKKFGDRVRSLRNQAGISQEKLAEMAEMHRTYISGIERGERNVSLINIMRLASALNVSVSKLMEGID from the coding sequence ATGGCAACCAACCATATCCTCCTCAAGAAATTTGGTGACCGAGTTCGGTCATTACGGAATCAAGCGGGAATTTCTCAAGAAAAGCTGGCTGAAATGGCTGAAATGCATCGCACCTATATAAGTGGTATTGAGCGTGGGGAAAGGAATGTGTCTCTGATCAATATTATGCGGCTTGCAAGTGCGTTAAATGTATCTGTAAGCAAACTCATGGAAGGGATTGATTGA
- a CDS encoding site-specific DNA-methyltransferase, with translation MVLSRIRDILGQPFYYRDNCLIYNMDCLQALKKLPAEVVWLTVTSPPYNIGKAYENPMALEEYLDWCEAWVAEIYRITRPNGAFWLNLGYFSIPDRAKAIPIPYLLWNRIPFHLIQEIIWNYGAGVAGKKFFSPRNEKFLWYVKNPDDYTFNLDAIRDPNVKYPNQKKNGKIKVNPNGKNPTDVWQFPKVTSGKNRASTERTSHPAQFPMAVIERIIKASSNSKELILDPFIGSGTTAEVALRLGRPTVGFELKEDYCRIAADRLDNFFQHRKVQEAQLELFGTSKSEDLHP, from the coding sequence ATGGTTCTCAGTCGGATTCGTGACATCTTAGGACAACCATTTTACTATAGGGACAACTGTCTTATCTACAATATGGACTGTTTGCAGGCATTGAAAAAACTGCCGGCAGAGGTTGTATGGTTGACAGTAACCAGTCCGCCCTATAACATTGGGAAAGCGTATGAAAATCCAATGGCATTGGAGGAGTATCTGGACTGGTGTGAGGCATGGGTTGCGGAGATTTACCGAATCACACGCCCCAACGGTGCCTTCTGGCTTAATCTTGGATATTTTTCAATACCAGATCGTGCAAAGGCTATACCCATTCCGTATTTATTGTGGAACAGGATACCTTTTCATTTGATTCAAGAAATCATCTGGAACTACGGTGCTGGGGTTGCCGGAAAAAAATTCTTCTCACCTAGAAATGAGAAATTTCTGTGGTATGTAAAAAATCCAGATGATTATACTTTCAATCTTGATGCCATTCGAGATCCAAATGTTAAATATCCTAACCAAAAGAAAAATGGAAAAATAAAAGTAAATCCAAACGGAAAAAATCCTACAGATGTCTGGCAATTCCCGAAGGTAACATCTGGTAAGAACCGAGCTTCTACAGAACGAACATCTCATCCGGCTCAGTTTCCCATGGCTGTCATAGAACGTATTATCAAAGCTTCATCTAACTCAAAAGAACTAATCTTAGATCCCTTTATCGGATCTGGGACCACTGCTGAAGTTGCCCTCAGATTAGGTCGTCCCACAGTTGGTTTTGAACTCAAAGAAGATTATTGTCGTATCGCTGCGGACCGGCTTGATAACTTTTTCCAGCACCGAAAAGTACAAGAAGCGCAGTTAGAATTGTTTGGGACAAGTAAATCTGAGGACTTACATCCTTGA
- a CDS encoding acyl-CoA thioesterase, with amino-acid sequence MPHEYRTKRRIEFSDTDMAGIVHFARFFVFMESAEHEFLRSLGTSVATEWDGDKIGWPRLAASCEYLKPVKFEDELDICMTVARKGTKSLTYQFVFTKDDVEIAHGQLTSACCICNPGEKLRAIPKR; translated from the coding sequence ATGCCACACGAATACCGCACCAAACGCCGAATAGAATTCTCCGACACCGACATGGCGGGTATCGTCCACTTTGCGCGGTTCTTTGTGTTCATGGAATCCGCCGAACACGAATTCCTCCGTTCATTGGGAACAAGCGTTGCCACAGAGTGGGATGGGGACAAAATCGGTTGGCCCCGGCTGGCAGCCTCGTGCGAATACCTCAAGCCTGTCAAATTTGAGGACGAGTTGGATATCTGTATGACAGTTGCCAGAAAAGGTACGAAATCCCTCACCTATCAATTCGTTTTCACAAAAGATGACGTAGAAATTGCTCACGGTCAGTTGACATCGGCGTGCTGCATCTGCAACCCCGGCGAAAAGTTGAGAGCCATCCCGAAGCGGTAG
- a CDS encoding metal-dependent hydrolase, whose product MKLNNGIKLTWLGHGTFKIEFEGQTYLIDPWVASNPVCPDALKTFDKLDAMLITHGHADHTADAVDLAKQHSPTVVAMIEVSTWLASKGVENTIGMNKGGTVSVNGLSATMVTANHSSSFTEEDGTIVYLGEPAGYILEFSNGYKIYHAGDTNVFGDMRIIGEIYQPDLALLPIGDHFTMGPREAAYATQLLNVPAIVPMHYGTFPLLTGTPDTLRELTKDQAVEIVELQLGETLD is encoded by the coding sequence GTGAAGCTAAATAATGGAATTAAACTCACGTGGCTTGGACACGGAACCTTTAAGATTGAATTTGAGGGACAGACCTATCTAATAGATCCATGGGTAGCCAGCAATCCAGTCTGTCCGGATGCTCTTAAAACGTTTGATAAACTTGACGCTATGCTGATTACACACGGGCATGCCGATCACACCGCCGATGCTGTTGATCTCGCGAAACAGCATTCCCCGACTGTTGTGGCGATGATCGAAGTCAGCACCTGGCTCGCGAGTAAAGGCGTTGAAAACACAATCGGGATGAACAAAGGGGGCACTGTTTCGGTCAATGGATTAAGCGCGACTATGGTAACAGCCAACCATAGCAGCAGCTTCACAGAGGAAGATGGTACGATCGTCTATCTCGGTGAACCCGCAGGGTATATCCTTGAATTTTCAAATGGGTATAAAATTTACCACGCAGGTGACACCAATGTGTTCGGCGATATGCGAATCATCGGCGAAATCTATCAGCCGGATCTCGCTCTCTTGCCAATCGGCGACCACTTCACGATGGGTCCCCGTGAAGCGGCTTATGCGACACAACTGCTCAATGTGCCTGCTATTGTGCCGATGCACTACGGGACATTTCCGCTCCTTACCGGAACACCGGACACACTACGGGAGCTAACCAAGGATCAAGCGGTTGAAATTGTTGAACTCCAGTTGGGCGAAACTTTGGATTGA
- a CDS encoding cupin domain-containing protein, with product MKMSYARREEMEEISSVHGGAKSILFKSLFGSDDFGTPWRFIHSAILLPGGGIGHHRHDTAEEVFVTVDNAAQFTHNGRTAEIVGGAAVPLRQGESHAIYNHTDKETRWFNFNVAAIGVPPDSTDFGDDRADAPLESIDRLPVARLDRNLLGYSQSHEGKGEIGARTLWEHQDFRNNWGFVSHALLPPGTSVGYHRHDRIEEAYIILNGSGRMTVDDETEEVYEGAAIPNRLGGSHGIYNHTQDDLEMLVVAVCLERGKTDATNFGDDLTTR from the coding sequence ATGAAAATGTCATATGCTCGACGTGAAGAGATGGAAGAAATCAGCAGCGTCCATGGCGGGGCGAAATCGATCCTGTTCAAGAGCCTTTTTGGAAGTGATGATTTTGGAACTCCTTGGCGGTTTATCCATAGTGCGATTCTGCTGCCCGGTGGCGGTATCGGTCATCACCGACACGATACCGCTGAGGAGGTTTTCGTCACAGTTGACAATGCAGCCCAATTTACACATAATGGTCGCACAGCGGAGATTGTCGGCGGCGCAGCTGTGCCGTTACGTCAAGGGGAATCTCACGCCATCTACAACCACACCGACAAAGAGACGCGATGGTTCAATTTCAATGTTGCGGCGATTGGGGTGCCCCCGGATTCAACCGATTTCGGTGATGACCGTGCCGATGCACCTTTGGAGTCGATAGATCGCCTGCCTGTCGCTCGACTGGATCGCAATCTACTGGGTTATAGCCAATCGCACGAAGGTAAAGGCGAAATCGGTGCCCGGACGCTATGGGAACATCAGGATTTCCGCAATAACTGGGGATTCGTCAGCCATGCCCTGTTACCGCCCGGTACCTCTGTCGGCTATCATCGGCACGACCGGATCGAGGAGGCTTATATCATCCTGAACGGTAGCGGTCGAATGACCGTCGATGATGAAACAGAGGAGGTCTACGAGGGTGCGGCGATTCCCAATCGGCTTGGGGGATCGCACGGAATATATAATCACACGCAGGATGACCTTGAGATGCTTGTAGTCGCTGTGTGCCTCGAACGCGGCAAGACTGACGCAACCAACTTCGGAGACGATTTGACAACGCGGTAA
- a CDS encoding YtxH domain-containing protein, giving the protein MDKDTLQILIMVAGFAITIIIGLLRFPSRDEMNKRFDDVNQRITDMNQQFNERIADLNQQFNERITDLNQRFDDMNRRFDDMNKRFDDMNRYEKHLSHTHTGETRRIRERRLICCQIALYFIALDFSAKR; this is encoded by the coding sequence ATGGACAAGGATACGCTACAAATCCTAATCATGGTTGCTGGCTTTGCGATTACGATTATCATCGGCCTCTTAAGATTTCCGAGTCGAGATGAGATGAATAAGCGGTTCGATGATGTAAATCAGAGGATCACTGATATGAACCAACAGTTCAATGAAAGAATTGCCGATCTAAACCAACAGTTCAATGAAAGAATTACCGATCTAAATCAACGGTTCGATGATATGAATAGGCGATTCGATGATATGAATAAACGATTCGATGATATGAATAGATATGAGAAACATCTATCACATACTCATACAGGGGAAACTAGGAGAATCAGAGAAAGACGATTAATCTGCTGCCAAATCGCCCTCTACTTTATCGCCTTAGACTTCTCCGCCAAGAGGTGA
- a CDS encoding AAC(3) family N-acetyltransferase, with protein MSEGKVVQKTEVPATIDSLQADFSALGVRSGMVLLVHSSLSAMGWVCGGAVAVIIALQEVLGATGTLVMPTHSTDLTEPSQWENPPVPESWWSVIREKTPAYHPDLTPTRSMGVIAETFRKQKGVLRSAHPHHSFCGYGHQASYITDNHSLEFGLGEDSPLARIYDLDGFVLLLGVGHDSNTSMHLAEYRAIFPTRRIVQEGAPISTAGSRRWTTFENMDLDSSDFEQIGEAFLCDVGPEAHRGRVGLANCQLMPQRAVVDFAVDWLEKNRGK; from the coding sequence ATGAGTGAAGGTAAAGTCGTTCAAAAAACAGAAGTTCCGGCTACGATCGACTCATTGCAGGCTGATTTCAGTGCACTTGGCGTCAGATCGGGAATGGTATTGTTGGTTCATTCATCTTTGAGCGCGATGGGCTGGGTGTGTGGCGGGGCGGTGGCAGTCATCATTGCACTTCAGGAGGTTTTGGGCGCAACTGGAACACTTGTTATGCCTACCCATTCGACCGATCTAACCGAACCGAGCCAGTGGGAAAATCCGCCTGTGCCCGAATCGTGGTGGTCAGTCATACGTGAGAAAACGCCAGCCTACCATCCAGATTTGACACCCACACGGTCAATGGGGGTTATTGCAGAAACATTCCGCAAGCAGAAAGGTGTTCTGCGTAGCGCACATCCACACCACTCGTTCTGTGGGTATGGGCATCAAGCATCATATATCACGGATAACCATTCATTGGAGTTTGGTCTGGGTGAGGATTCGCCGCTTGCTAGAATCTACGATTTGGACGGTTTCGTCCTTCTTCTCGGCGTGGGACATGATAGCAACACATCTATGCACCTTGCAGAATATCGTGCTATCTTTCCAACCAGACGGATCGTACAGGAGGGCGCACCGATCTCAACGGCGGGTTCAAGGAGATGGACTACGTTTGAAAATATGGATCTGGATAGTTCAGATTTTGAGCAGATTGGTGAGGCCTTTCTGTGTGATGTAGGGCCCGAGGCGCATCGTGGCAGGGTTGGGTTGGCAAATTGCCAACTGATGCCCCAACGCGCTGTCGTGGACTTCGCGGTTGACTGGCTTGAGAAGAATAGAGGAAAGTAG
- a CDS encoding tetratricopeptide repeat protein: protein MSRLLLYVMLPVLVACALIASRFVSWDSLKGEDPKALQFVVKGTELLGGRTDRDNRSAISAFTRAIEISPKYAEAYVKRGLAHYHLGEYRKAIEDYTQTLNLNRYAADAYYSRGDAHRALGDYQRALADYTASLEKRWAGFVTWKRAETYLEMGDTQRALADYEAVIERKPGAAAYYYRGLAYAQMGDYQLALADLGKAIEIEPAFAEAYLRRGKIHRRLNQQDAAESDYHQVIQLSTDEIQGWGETHPTLGPIYFRRASAYQRLGLYEDALADYEKIIALQPGSEMAQQAVRELNIGTVK from the coding sequence ATGTCGCGTTTATTGCTCTATGTTATGTTACCGGTGCTCGTCGCCTGTGCCCTCATTGCCTCCCGATTCGTGAGTTGGGATAGTCTGAAAGGCGAAGACCCGAAGGCACTCCAATTCGTTGTCAAAGGGACGGAACTCCTAGGGGGACGAACAGATCGTGATAACCGCAGCGCAATCTCCGCCTTCACCCGTGCGATCGAAATCAGCCCAAAATACGCAGAAGCCTACGTTAAACGCGGACTTGCACACTATCATCTAGGCGAATATCGAAAAGCCATTGAGGATTATACGCAGACACTGAACCTGAATCGGTATGCAGCCGATGCCTACTACAGTCGCGGCGATGCCCATCGCGCCCTAGGTGATTATCAGCGCGCACTCGCAGACTACACAGCATCTTTGGAGAAACGATGGGCGGGGTTTGTAACGTGGAAGCGGGCAGAAACCTATCTAGAGATGGGGGATACGCAACGTGCGCTTGCAGACTATGAAGCTGTCATTGAGCGCAAACCCGGTGCGGCAGCCTACTATTATCGAGGTCTTGCCTACGCGCAGATGGGCGACTATCAACTTGCGCTTGCCGATCTTGGCAAGGCAATTGAGATTGAGCCGGCGTTTGCGGAGGCATATCTCCGCCGGGGCAAGATCCACCGACGCTTAAATCAACAGGACGCAGCGGAATCTGACTACCACCAAGTCATTCAGTTGTCAACCGATGAGATTCAGGGTTGGGGTGAAACCCATCCGACATTGGGCCCCATCTACTTCCGCAGGGCGTCCGCGTATCAACGACTCGGTCTTTACGAAGATGCACTCGCCGATTATGAGAAGATCATTGCGCTTCAGCCGGGATCGGAGATGGCGCAGCAAGCGGTCAGGGAATTGAATATAGGAACGGTTAAATGA
- a CDS encoding metallophosphoesterase has translation MRILRSLFLILFSCFGLCLSILETLEAKVLADYPNQVTRDGELVVLPDKGTVYVATDFQAQWSNFNRWLTQTRLVERIEAGEDVYGLILGDAVDHKPGDPIFEPYGDVKIVDQIMQLQQQLGEERLIYLRGNHELASADAYAMLKKAGMNADNRQDMIAQLYQTVHGPYFKQFNFLERMTDEHYNYLINLPTVAIGKNGFVGVHAGTSRSAKKLADLVRPSKKVFDELLWGRPAIVLRSGYTPFQTAEFLKRIGGRVLVVGHTTVSAFPKDEVSDGVARHGKHQLIFSTGYGAAPGVRSYLAIDLSKRYNAVTELKYGGEIQPLHP, from the coding sequence ATGAGAATTCTAAGATCTCTTTTTCTTATTCTATTCAGTTGTTTCGGTCTCTGTCTCAGCATCTTAGAGACGTTAGAAGCCAAAGTGCTTGCCGATTATCCGAATCAGGTAACGCGGGATGGGGAGTTAGTTGTCCTGCCTGACAAAGGCACCGTGTATGTTGCAACGGACTTCCAGGCGCAGTGGAGCAATTTTAATCGATGGTTGACGCAGACAAGACTAGTGGAGCGGATTGAAGCGGGGGAAGATGTCTACGGGTTGATTCTCGGCGATGCAGTTGATCACAAGCCGGGCGATCCGATCTTTGAACCTTACGGTGATGTGAAGATTGTCGATCAGATCATGCAGCTTCAGCAGCAGTTAGGCGAAGAACGCCTCATCTATCTCAGAGGGAATCACGAACTTGCGTCCGCTGATGCCTATGCCATGCTCAAAAAAGCCGGGATGAACGCTGACAACCGCCAGGATATGATTGCTCAACTTTATCAGACTGTCCACGGCCCCTACTTCAAACAGTTCAACTTCCTTGAGCGGATGACGGATGAACATTACAATTACCTGATCAACCTTCCGACGGTTGCTATCGGTAAAAATGGCTTCGTCGGCGTTCACGCAGGGACATCGCGGTCTGCCAAAAAACTTGCCGACCTCGTTCGCCCAAGCAAAAAGGTGTTTGACGAACTGTTGTGGGGGCGTCCCGCTATCGTGCTACGGAGTGGATATACCCCGTTCCAAACGGCTGAATTCCTCAAAAGAATCGGAGGTCGAGTGTTGGTTGTTGGACACACGACAGTGAGTGCTTTCCCTAAGGACGAGGTTAGTGATGGCGTGGCAAGACACGGGAAGCATCAACTCATCTTCTCAACCGGCTATGGTGCAGCGCCGGGGGTGCGATCTTATCTCGCCATCGATCTCTCCAAACGCTATAACGCTGTCACCGAACTGAAATACGGTGGGGAGATTCAGCCTCTGCATCCCTAA